Genomic segment of Corythoichthys intestinalis isolate RoL2023-P3 chromosome 7, ASM3026506v1, whole genome shotgun sequence:
TAGAATCGAGGGGGCCCCTGAACCCATCTTTGTCCCCCTCCTCTGTGCGTGTgtggccagccagccagccagcgagcgagcgagcgtcCCTTCGCCCGCTCGGCTTTCCGTCTGCCGTCGTCGTTCGTTCAAAAGCGGATTCTTTTGCTTTTCCCGCCAGCTCCTCCGTCCTTGCCCGACAGTTTCTCGGTCAGTCTCCTCTCCGTCTCTCCGTCCGCCGTCTTTTGAGGGTTATGTAAACGGAGGGGCTCGGGCTCTTTTGGGGGTCAGGTCATGAGGCGGTGAAGGCCGGCCGGCCGGCCGTCTCGCTCGAGGCGGGGCCATGGCGGACCCCGCCCACTCGGACCTGATCGCCAGGCACTACAACTACACCGGCAAGCTGCGCAAGTGGGACGGGTCGGGCCTGAAGGCCGACTCGGCCGTCTTCCTGGCCGTGTGCTGCCTGATCGTCCTGGAGAACCTCCTGGTCCTGGCCACCATCTGGAGGACCAAGAAGTTCCACAAGCCCATGTTCTACTTCCTGGGCAACCTGGCGCTGTCCGACCTCCTGGCGGGCGTGGTCTACGCCGCCAACATCCTGCTGTCGGGCGCCAACACTTACAGGCTGACGCCCACCCAGTGGTTCCTGCGCGAGGGCTCGGTCTTCGTGGCCCTGGCGGCCTCCGTCTTCAGCCTGCTGGCCATCGCCGTGGAACGCCACCTGACCATGCTGAAAATGAAGGTGCACGACGGGGGGCGCGCCGGCCGCGTCTTCCCGCTGCTCAGCGCCGTGTGGATGGTGGCCGCCCTCTTGGGGGGCCTCCCCCTCATGGGCTGGAACTGCATCGGACGGCTGGAGCGCTGCTCCACCGTGCTGCCCCTCTACCACAAAACCTACATCCTCTTCTGCACGACCGTCTTCAGCGTCATCCTGATGGCCATCGTGGCCCTCTACGCCCGCATCTACGCCCTGGTGCGCGCCCGCAGCCGTCGCCTGGTCCCGCGCGAGGGGGGGGCCAAGAGCTGCGAGCGCTCCATGGCGCTGCTGAAAACGGTGGTGGTGGTGCTGAGCTGCTTCATCGCCTGCTGGGCGCCGCTCTTTGTGCTCCTGCTGCTGGACGCCGCCTGCCGGACGCACGGCTGCGCCATCCTCTACCGGGCCCAGTGGTTCCTGGCGCTGGCCGTGCTCAACTCGGCCACCAACCCGCTCATCTACACGCTGACCAGCGAGGAGATGCGACGCGCCTTCCTGGAGACGCTGCTGTGCGGGTCGGACCGCCTCCGCGTCTCCGCTCGCGCCGCCGCCGCCGAATTCAGCCGCGGGCGCTCCGAGAACTCCTCGCGTCCCGAAGGGGAGGAGTCCCGGGGTTCCTCCCCGCCAGCGATggcccctccctcctgctgaAAGGATCCGGCCGAGCCGTCGCGACCGACCGGTACCCGTTCCCGCCTCCCTGGGTAGTTTGAGCTCCCCCCTAACTGCACGGGAAGGCCCCTTCCTCGCTCCAAAAGGATCTGGGTGAACCGTCCTGACCCCGCCCGCCCGCCACGCCTCCTCAGGTAGTTTTGGCCCCCTCCCCTTCTGACAGCGCTCACCTCCACCCGCCGGCGGCCGGTACGGCCCCTTTCTCCTGCCGGAAGGACCCGTCCACGCCGAGCCCTGATAAAAACCGGGCCGCGGGGGCCATAGTTTGGACACCGCTGCTTTTAAATATTGCTAGCTTTGTTCTCGTTCCGGTTTCACGCCATATTCTGTTTTTCAATTTAGGACTTGCTTTTCCCATTGAACTCACTCCAGGTCTTCTTGTTAACTGCCACATTCAACTTCTCCACTTCCCGTGTGTGACCTTATTAGAATGTCGCCATTGATCGTCTATGTTAACCCTGCTAGCACTTAATCAAATAAATGGAtagagagcaaaaaaaaatttttttaagaacTCGCTGGCCCCGCCAACTCGATAGTCCAGATCTGGACCAGGTGGGTACCCCGGGTTGAACCAAGACCGCTGCACGTGTGCGACAGGGAAGGCATTTTGAATGTTTGCTGCCCCCGAGGGGTTCCACGAGGAACTGGAGTTGTTGTTTGGATGTTGACCCCGTGCCCGATTGGCTCGCACACTAGGCGGCGGTCCACTCGTTGACATTTTTCTTTCACACGTTGACATTTTTCTTTCACAATTCAGAATAAGAAGCATTTGTATCAACGCAACATGAAATATCTCATCCTGGTCTTCACGTGGACTCTCTGTTGTAAGTTTCTTCTTTGGGTCCTTTTCAAAATAGCAACAGGatacagctttggttttgatcaACAGGCGAGTCAGCTGCAGCCAGATACGTATGGACGGGTGAGTCGCCGCTCTACAATCCGAACCCGGTCGAGGACCACAATATGATCAGAATTGAAAGGCGATCTCAAACCGGGTCCGGAACCTTAACGAGATCGCGACCTTTCTCCAGAGTTTAAACATCAATCTTCAATTTTGTGGAAAATCAGAATGGGAGCTCAAACTAGGTCCAGAATTGAAATGTAATCTCAAACACGGTCAAAGATGAGAATACCATCTCAAACCGAATTCAGAACCACAACAGCATTGCAACCCGGCTCCGAGATTTAAACACGAATCCTAGTGGATAACATTTATGTGAGCTCAAACATGATCTACTAGTACTCTTGAAAGATTTTTTTGCATGCTCTACTTGTGTAAATATAAGGTGTGGGCTGGGTGCAACGTCGTTCGTCACCTTTGCAGACAAGCCGGCTCTCCTGGTGAGCACTAACGACATAGAGGACGGGGACACGCTGGAGCTGGCGTGTACCCTCCCCATCGACTACCGCGGAGGCGAGTGCCGTCTCTACCGCGGCGACTCCCGCGTCCCCTTTCGAGTCTTGACGGCTTCGGACTACGTCTGCGTCTTCCGTCTGACTTCTTCGGTCCTGCTTGGCCCCGCCCCCGTGGGAAGCCAACTCTCGCTCAGGTGCGACTATCGGCTCCAAGAATACACGTCCGTGTCCAGCGACGGCGTCGCCGTTGTGGTTTGGGGTGAGTCGTAGCCAGATTAGCGTAAACTAGGGGCGGAACCGTCACTGGGGAAAATGTCATTTGTAGAGAAACTGGTTGCGACGATAGCTTTTTAACTAGTAACCAaagttcatttgcccctccctgTCAGAATGGATCGGACATcccgtgccgtcaatggcagtcaatgagttaagatAGACATAACCGGATTGGCCCGAATTTAAGACGgtggtttttttttgcattgaaataatattgaaatagagggggtcgtcttatattcgcggtatagacattatacccattcgcgacgctagatggcgccagatatcattcaattcaattccattttatttgtatagccctggatcacaacaaggttgtctcaaagggct
This window contains:
- the s1pr1 gene encoding sphingosine 1-phosphate receptor 1, with protein sequence MADPAHSDLIARHYNYTGKLRKWDGSGLKADSAVFLAVCCLIVLENLLVLATIWRTKKFHKPMFYFLGNLALSDLLAGVVYAANILLSGANTYRLTPTQWFLREGSVFVALAASVFSLLAIAVERHLTMLKMKVHDGGRAGRVFPLLSAVWMVAALLGGLPLMGWNCIGRLERCSTVLPLYHKTYILFCTTVFSVILMAIVALYARIYALVRARSRRLVPREGGAKSCERSMALLKTVVVVLSCFIACWAPLFVLLLLDAACRTHGCAILYRAQWFLALAVLNSATNPLIYTLTSEEMRRAFLETLLCGSDRLRVSARAAAAEFSRGRSENSSRPEGEESRGSSPPAMAPPSC